From Drosophila suzukii chromosome 2R, CBGP_Dsuzu_IsoJpt1.0, whole genome shotgun sequence, a single genomic window includes:
- the Synj gene encoding synaptojanin-1: MAMSKVIRVLEKSIAPSPHSVLLEHRHKSDSILFESHAVALLTQQETDVIRKQYTKVCDAYGCLGALQLNAGESTVLFLVLVTGCVSMGKIGDIEIFRITQTTFVSLQNAAPNEDKISEVRKLLNSGTFYFAHTNASASASGAPAQRFDITLCAQRRQQTEETDNRFFWNRMMHIHLMRFGIDCRSWLLQAMCGSVEVRTVYIGAKQARAAIISRLSCERAGTRFNVRGTNDEGYVANFVETEQVIYVDGDVTSYVQTRGSVPLFWEQPGVQVGSHKVKLSRGFETSAAAFDRHMSMMRQRYGYQTIVNLLGSSLVGSKEGEAMLSNEFQRHHGMSAHKDVPHVVFDYHQECRGGNFSALAKLKERIVACGGNYGVFHASGSQVLREQFGVVRTNCLDCLDRTNCVQTYLGLDTLGLQLEALKMGGKQQNISRFEEIFRQMWINNGNEVSKIYAGTGAIQGGSKLMDGARSAARTIQNNLLDNSKQEAIDVLLVGSTLSSELADRARILLPSNMLHAPTTVLRELCKRYTEYVRPRMARVAVGTYNVNGGKHFRSIVFKDSLADWLLDCHALARSKALVDVNNPSENVDHPVDIYAIGFEEIVDLNASNIMAASTENSKLWAEELQKTISRDNDYVLLTYQQLVGVCLYIYIRPEHAPHIRDVAIDCVKTGLGGATGNKGACAIRFVLHGTSMCFVCAHFAAGQSQVAERNADYAEITRKLAFPMGRTLKSHDWVFWCGDFNYRIDMEKDELKECIRNGDLPTVLEFDQLRKEQEAGNVFGEFLEGEIGFDPTYKYDLFSDDYDTSEKQRAPAWTDRVLWRRRKALAEGDFAASTWNPGKLIHYGRSELKQSDHRPVIAIIDAEIMEIDQQRRRAVFEQVIRDLGPPDSTIVVHVLESSSTGDDDGPTIYDENVMSALIAELSKMGEVTLVRYVEDTMWVTFRDGESALNAASKKSTQVCGLDLVLELKSSDWQHLVDSEIELCTTNTIPLCANPSEHAQLLQAISPELPQRPKQPPTRPPARPPMPMSPKNSPRHLPHVGVISIVPKPAKPPMPPQPQSQPLIPSPLQPQPAPPRPPAMDTTPSSKSQSPTELVSASSSTSSSGKASPTAPAVPSGPPTPPRQTQSKQGTPAATPTRQVASPKDQIPPDTAYETASNIYEEIQEDVPAPRHPPPAGPPPVIGAQMGPPPPLPNRRGPPPIPNRSGNAPPLPTRPANN, translated from the exons ATGGCCATGTCCAAGGTGATTCGCGTGCTGGAGAAGTCCATTGCCCCCTCGCCGCACAGCGTTCTACTGGAGCACCGCCACAAGAGCGACAGCATCCTGTTCGAGTCCCACGCGGTGGCCCTGCTCACCCAGCAGGAGACGGATGTGATCCGGAAGCAGTACACCAAGGTGTGCGACGCCTACGGCTGCCTCGGGGCCCTCCAGCTGAACGCCGGCGAGAGCACCGTGCTGTTCCTGGTCCTGGTCACCGGCTGCGTGTCCATGGGCAAGATCGGCGACATCGAGATCTTCCGGATAACGCAGACCACCTTCGTCTCGCTGCAGAATGCGGCGCCCAACGAGGACAAGATCAGCGAGGTGCGCAAGCTGCTCAACTCCGGCACCTTCTACTTCGCCCACACCAATGCCAGTGCCTCGGCCTCCGGAGCTCCGGCGCAGCGGTTCGACATCACGCTCTGCGcccagcgacgccagcagacggAGGAGACGGACAACCGGTTCTTCTGGAACCGCATGATGCACATTCACCTGATGCGCTTCGGCATCGACTGCCGTTCTTGGCTGCTGCAGGCCATGTGCGGCTCCGTGGAGGTGCGAACCGTCTACATCGGCGCCAAACAGGCCCGGGCAGCCATCATCTCCCGGCTGAGCTGTGAGCGGGCGGGGACGCGTTTCAATGTGCGCGGCACCAACGACGAGGGCTATGTGGCCAACTTCGTGGAGACGGAGCAGGTGATCTACGTGGACGGCGATGTTACCAGCTATGTGCAGACGCGCGGATCAGTGCCTCTCTTTTGGGAGCAGCCTGGCGTTCAGGTCGGTTCGCACAAGGTGAAGCTTTCGCGAGGATTCGAGACATCGGCCGCCGCCTTCGATCGCCACATGAGCATGATGCGGCAGCGCTATGGCTACCAGACGATTGTGAATCTGCTGGGCAGCTCACTGGTCGGCAGCAAGGAGGGCGAGGCCATGCTGAGTAATGAGTTCCAGCGCCATCACGGTATGTCAGCCCACAAGGATGTGCCGCATGTGGTGTTCGACTATCATCAGGAATGTCGCGGCGGTAACTTCTCGGCGCTGGCCAAGCTCAAGGAGCGGATCGTGGCCTGCGGGGGCAACTACGGCGTCTTCCACGCGTCCGGCAGTCAGGTGTTGCGCGAGCAGTTCGGAGTGGTGCGCACGAATTGCCTGGACTGTCTGGACAGGACGAACTGTGTGCAGACATATCTGGGACTAGACACGCTCGGTCTGCAGCTGGAGGCGCTGAAAATGGGTGGCAAGCAGCAGAATATCTCGCGGTTCGAGGAGATCTTCCGCCAGATGTGGATCAACAACGGAAACGAAGTCAGCAAGATCTACGCCGGCACAGGGGCCATCCAGGGAGGATCCAAGTTAATGGATGGTGCACGATCGGCGGCCAGGACAATTCAAAACAATCTACTGGACAATTCCAAGCAG GAAGCCATTGATGTGCTGTTGGTGGGCTCCACCCTCAGCTCCGAACTGGCGGATCGGGCTCGCATTCTGCTGCCTTCCAACATGTTGCACGCCCCCACCACTGTCTTAAGGGAGCTGTGCAAGCGCTACACGGAGTATGTGCGTCCTAGAATGGCACGCGTGGCCGTGGGCACCTACAACGTCAATGGAGGCAAGCACTTCCGCAGCATTGTGTTCAAGGACTCGCTGGCCGACTGGCTGCTCGATTGCCACGCTCTTGCCCGCTCTAAGGCGCTGGTGGATGTCAACAATCCGTCGGAGAACGTCGACCATCCGGTGGATATTTACGCCATCGGATTCGAGGAGATCGTTGATCTGAATGCATCCAACATCATGGCGGCCAGCACGGAAAACTCAAAATTGTGGGCCGAGGAGCTGCAGAAGACGATCTCTCGGGACAATGACTACGTGCTGCTCACGTACCAGCAACTGGTGGGCGTGTGCCTATACATCTACATCCGGCCGGAGCATGCGCCGCACATCCGGGATGTGGCCATTGACTGCGTGAAGACGGGGTTGGGCGGAGCCACTGGAAACAAGGGTGCCTGTGCCATACGATTTGTGCTCCACGGCACATCCATGTGCTTTGTGTGCGCTCACTTTGCAGCCGGGCAGTCTCAAGTGGCGGAGAGGAATGCCGACTATGCGGAGATCACTCGGAAGTTGGCCTTTCCAATGGGCAGGACCCTAAAATCCCACGATTGGGTATTTTGGTGCGGCGACTTCAACTACCGCATCGACATGGAAAAGGACGAGCTAAAGGAGTGCATCCGGAATGGAGATCTGCCAACCGTCCTCGAATTCGATCAGTTGCGCAAGGAGCAGGAGGCGGGCAATGTGTTTGGCGAGTTCCTCGAGGGAGAAATCGGCTTTGATCCCACGTACAAGTACGACTTGTTTAGCGACGACTACGACACGTCGGAGAAACAGCGTGCTCCTGCCTGGACGGATCGGGTTCTCTGGCGTCGCAGGAAGGCGTTGGCCGAGGGAGACTTCGCCGCATCAACCTGGAATCCCGGCAAGCTGATACACTACGGTCGTTCGGAGCTGAAGCAGAGCGACCATCGACCAGTGATCGCCATTATTGATGCGGAGATCATGGAGATCGACCAGCAGCGTCGACGTGCCGTCTTCGAGCAAGTTATCCGTGATCTGGGTCCACCGGACTCTACCATTGTGGTGCATGTACTGGAGTCTTCGTCGACGGGGGATGATGATGGACCCACCATCTATGACGAGAACGTGATGTCGGCTTTAATAGCCGAGCTGTCCAAGATGGGAGAGGTCACCTTGGTGCGCTATGTGGAAGACACCATGTGGGTCACTTTCCGGGATGGAGAATCAGCCTTAAATGCGGCTTCCAAGAAGAGCACCCAAGTTTGTGGACTGGACCTTGTCCTGGAGCTGAAGTCCAGTGACTGGCAGCATCTGGTGGACAGCGAGATCGAGCTGTGCACCACCAACACCATTCCGCTGTGCGCTAATCCTTCGGAGCACGCGCAGCTCCTCCAAGCCATTTCTCCAGAGCTGCCGCAGCGCCCCAAGCAGCCGCCCACACGTCCCCCAGCCCGCCCCCCAATGCCTATGTCGCCAAAGAACTCGCCACGCCACTTGCCCCACGTGGGGGTCATCAGCATTGTGCCCAAGCCGGCGAAGCCACCGATGCCACCTCAACCGCAATCTCAGCCCCTCATTCCCTCGCCGCTTCAGCCGCAACCGGCACCGCCTCGTCCGCCGGCAATGGACACTACGCCATCCTCGAAATCGCAATCTCCCACGGAACTGGTTTCCGCCAGTTCGTCGACCTCCTCATCGGGCAAGGCTTCGCCCACGGCTCCGGCTGTGCCCTCCGGACCGCCCACACCGCCACGTCAAACGCAGAGCAAGCAGGGCACTCCCGCTGCGACGCCCACGCGCCAAGTGGCGTCGCCCAAGGATCAGATTCCACCCGATACCGCCTACGAAACCGCCAGTAACATTTACGAGGAGATCCAGGAGGATGTGCCCGCACCACGCCATCCGCCGCCGGCTGGACCGCCGCCAGTGATAGGAGCACAGATGGGGCCGCCGCCACCGCTGCCGAATAGAAGGGGCCCACCACCCATACCAAATAGGAGCGGCAACGCTCCACCGCTGCCCACGCGTCCCGCCAACAACTGA